A portion of the Ptiloglossa arizonensis isolate GNS036 chromosome 11, iyPtiAriz1_principal, whole genome shotgun sequence genome contains these proteins:
- the Kdsr gene encoding 3-ketodihydrosphingosine reductase, which yields MILIIVLIIIALLIIIFFVKRHFWRGRLKSVNNKHVVVTGGSSGIGKCVAITAARCGAHVTIIARDVQKLEVARNEIIHACKNKDIQKVEYLSLDVGKDYKAVEEALTELEKTMGPIYMLVNCAGTAICGKIEDTTIADLKKMIDINLLGSYYCTKAVVQRMKVSQEGIIVLTSSQAALLGIFGYSAYCSTKFALRGLAESICMELAPYNISVTLSLPPDTDTPGFAIETLSKPLETKLISETISLVSPEVVANKLFKDALAGKFFSTVGVEGFILTAVCCGMSPFSSVLELLVQSMLIGFLRLLSACYLVHFQRIIRNCMKIRDKNKKSE from the exons atgatacTTATCATAGTACTAATAATAATTGCCTTACTAATCATAATTTTCTTTGTGAAACGGCATTTTTGGCGAGGACGTTTAAAAAGCGTTAATAACAAGCATGTCGTT GTAACTGGTGGATCCAGCGGTATAGGAAAATGTGTAGCAATTACTGCTGCCAGATGTGGAGCGCATGTGACAATAATTGCGAGAGATGTTCAAAAATTAGAAGTGGCAAGGAACGAAATAATTCATGCTTGCAAAAACAAAGACATTCAGAAAGTTGAATATCTATCACTCGATGTTGGCAAAGATTATAAAGCGGTCGAAGAAGCTTTAACCGAGTTAGAAAAAACTATGGGTCCAATATATATGTTAGTTAATTGTGCCGGTACTGCGATTTGTGGCAAAATCGAAGATACCACGATAGCAGATTTAAAGAAAATGATCGATATTAATCTTTTGGGATCGTATTATTGTACCAAAGCCGTTGTCCAAAGAATGAAAGTTTCTCAGGAGGGAATTATTGTTTTAACTTCTTCTCAAGCTGCTCTACTAG GTATATTTGGCTATTCGGCTTACTGTAGTACAAAATTTGCTTTACGTGGTTTGGCCGAAAGTATATGCATGGAACTAGCACCTTATAATATTTCCGTAACTCTTAGTTTACCGCCCGACACGGATACTCCAGGTTTCGCTATAGAAACGCTATCAAAACCTCTAGAAACAAAACTCATATCGGAGACCATTTCTCTGGTCAGTCCAGAAGTGGTAGCCAACAAACTCTTTAAGGATGCATTG GCCGGAAAATTCTTCTCCACGGTTGGCGTGGAGGGTTTCATATTGACTGCTGTATGCTGTGGAATGTCACCGTTTAGTTCGGTTCTGGAATTACTTGTACAATCGATGCTAATTGGTTTCTTGCGTCTTTTAAGTGCCTGTTACCTCGTTCATTTCCAAAGAATCATACGGAATTGTATGAAGATTCGTGACAAAAACAAGAAATCCGAATAA